Below is a genomic region from Polypterus senegalus isolate Bchr_013 chromosome 13, ASM1683550v1, whole genome shotgun sequence.
TTCAGTTTAGCCTCTCTGTTCTGGTGCTCAGGATGATTTGCATTTGTATCACAAATTATGACCTTGGTTCAGGGGTTTCTTGtagtattttgcatattttgcatttttattctggtttattgcaTCTTATTCTAAGACAaagctttgtgttttctttatttttctttatttagtgttttatgcagaTATTATTTGCTTCCAATGATGTATATCCcctgtttttcattttgaatttctgtgaagagctttgagcatgggaaagatactactgtatataaataaaagatattatTAAAACAGCTCTGACTAGTAATTGTTTGCTTCAAACCAATCACAGCACATTTAGCTATAAACTGGCAACAACAGGAATTATGAGTATAGAAAGTCCtattcaaaatattacagattttttttacctCAGAAAACTTGTGCCACagcatgtattttatttctacaagTAGATTAGTTTGTAACTGATACAAGCAAGATCACAGTTACATGGTGGAAACTTTTGCAATCCAGACTAACACTCTAGGGACACAGGTTTAATTCTCAACCTCAGTACTGTCCTCGTTTaatctgcatgttctccgtgtATCTACATGGATTTTTTCccagtgctccagtttcttcccctATTACaaaggtgtgtatgtgtgtgtgtgtgtgtgtgtgtgtgtgtgtgtgctctgcaatggactgacattcGATCCAAGGTCAATTCTTGTCTTGGGTCTGATGGTTTTGAGAGTAGCTTTGGCACCACTGCCTCTTCAATAGAATATgcaggtttgaaaaatgaatgattgGCACATTTTGACCTCCACCATGCAAGACATTGAACTCTTTGCTGTAAATGCGGCAGATGTTCTCTTTCATGTAACACTGGGCCCTTCGTCTGCTATTACAAGTTTTTACTACACTCACAAAGCAACAACCTGTTGGGAGTGAACAGAagtttctttctgagactctgagcatggggaaggtgctatataaataaaatgtattattattattattattaagagttCACTGCAGTTCTTTTCTCCGCAGTTAACCCCGGTTCTTACATTCAAACACATCCTCGGTTCTTTTTCTGTTGCAGCTAGTCAAAGAAGATTGGATGATATGCAGCTTCTGTTGGCTGtgaatgtgattatttatttagattatttAGAACGGATGGTGAGAGATCTGATGTCAGGCAAAGACAGTATAAAGAAAGCAAATCAGAATGTTTTTAATCTACATTCTATGCGGGAAATATGGCCAAGCGGTCAGTGTGATGGACTGTAATGTTCAATGTGTTGTGGACAGCCAGGATGGACTGTCACCTTTCCCCTGACtccttgcctggccaggagaCCAAGTAATGGGTACTTAGAGGCAGGATATGTCCTGTCTGAGCCAGGAAGTGGGCATGTCATGCCAACATGGACAGGGTAAAATCCTGGTGAGATTTGACAGATTGGTGGATGGACATGGACTGCATGCACCTCTGGTGAatgtttggacacctgcagggcaaaATGGGAATTATAGTCCCAtgaggcagccctgctgggttcaatgggtgctgccagggtgtGCTGCAAAGAATGGCTATTCCTGCTTTCTGGGACtttctcctgacccagaagtgcttcgtCTGTGCAGACACCCTGGATCCTGCATAAACGGAGCTGCGTCACATTCATTCGGTGTGTTGGAATCAGGAGGTAGGGAACAAGGCTTACCTGGAGGAGTATGAAAGAAGACTCCTGGAATTGTGTGTGGAACTGATTGCAGTGGTGGGAAAACCAGGAATAAGGTACTTTGTATGATAAATTACACTTTACTTGCACCCTTGGCTGTGTTTGTGTCTGCAGTCTGAGGCTACACACAAACATTATGACCTTGAACAGGACATTTAACATGCAAGTGCTCCAGAGCTAAAACATACATAAACTATTATACTATAATGCcaatgtaaatattataataatggttttatatttactatacaaaggcacaaaaaaaaaaactctgcaatgAAGCAGATATGGAAGCATACACTATGTGTAATCAACCCATGTTCCATTTTAtgtaacaatttattttaaagtaattaacaATATTTTGCCAGTTTTTTCAGCTATCAAAAACCTCTTCCTGCATAGAATATAGCAACTAGGTCAATTGTTTCCATCCCTTTGCTCAAATAAGTATTTTAACCGCTTCCTTTTGCTGTTGAAGAGTGTAGTGCAATGTTTGCATTTAGCCTGCTGCAATTTAGGACAGCTTATAATGatataaaaacacagaaatttaAAGATGACAACATACCCACCACCAATGAAAAATTACTATGTGGCCGGCCATGTTTTACTAATAGCTGACTGCATTCTAAGCAAGGTCAGCTAGAAATTACATAGAGAATATAATGGCCATGTTCTGATATGCTTTCAACTTAAGGCACTTGGAAGCTTGAATTGCAACATCTAGACCCATAACTCTGGACCCTTGTAATTGCATTCTAATTCATTCctgttttttcactttgttcttgttttaattaaatacatctTCATTGTAACAAGCTGGAAATTCACAATAGGTctccttcatttttttaagaattttgcaGGATGTACACACTATACAGTGATGATACCAAAGCAGATGTTTGTGTTTACCATTTTTGTCATGTCTAATCCTACCTGCTCTTTGTAACTTGACATTAACAGGATACTCCTAactgagaaaaaaactaaaacaaaataatccTAAGCAGTGTggagtagtggttaaggcttggaTCTCAAACCCTGagggtgtgggttcaaatcccacaggAGACACTATGTGACTGAGAGTAAGTTACTTGAGCTGTCTGTATTCCAAttagaaaactaaaagaaatataaccaattgtatgaTAAATGTTGTAGGTTGCCTTCAATAAAGGTGTCaggcaaatatttaaaatgaagatagTGAAAAATACACCCACATAACTCTGTAACAAAGGAAACAGAGTGAGgcaaatgaaagaattaaaaactaaaatcaaaaactgcaatTTTTGTGCAAATACAGTGAAATTGTACATACAAACTagagcccaggagttcaattaaaagcaaaatgtaGTTGGCTAGTACAAAAATCCACAGCCACTGGCTTCCCTCAGTACCAAGTCCGAAAGACAGTGCAAATTCAGATATGCATGCACTGTCAACTTGGGAAACTAAATCAGTGTTGAGACCAGTGTCCCTAGTACTTTGTCCATTCTTGTGTTGTGCATTGGGAGTACTATTAGCTCTCTTGCTTTGATGCTGGCCTGACATAATTATTTGTAAGTGAACTTTGAAAAtgtactttaactctttcagggctgatgttgacttttgtcaaaattcaggggtagaggatggtaatcagctgtaaactgcaacaaaactcacccttacctttaggtttgactctctttgctagaaagaaaatgaagtagctttgttgatttaactgtAATTCCCtgtgtgagtagcgaagagcaaacaacctctaaaatggcatggACATCTGGAGAGAGAGACTAAATACGCCATGGATGTTttacatattatcgctgaatcgggcTCCGACTGGTCAGACttggagtttgatgcaagtgatcaggagatggacATCGAATACTAATGTGAGGTTctagcatcagctgatcggtgcTCAGTTGATCGTAGTGTTGAACACGTTTGCGTAGCTGCGTttacctgggaggaccaccacttatgataacaagaggtacaaactatattgcgtcacactgcgaaTGCCACCGCCGCCCACCTGCTGTGCTAAGGCAGCTAgtccaccgtgcattcctgctggccatcgaggtgCCCCTGCACAGACACTGCTTCCAGAGATGCCGAATATGCGCCATCAGcaaccacagcacatagcaatagatgttttatgttgacttatgtgtgaaactgttgctttgtgtgcttttcagaaaactgagttttttggaaaaaatactcagccctcaaagagttaataatacTTTGTAATCTTTCTGTACTAACTGTGAAATTTGGTGCAGGAAGATGATATGAACAAAATGTCTCTGCATTTACTGGCCATAGCTCAAACACCTCCTTGTGCCCTTTATGTGATTGATTGGATATGTTTGTGCAGGGGGCTCACATAATCTGCTGGTGTTAACTTCTGCTGGGAAACAGGAGCTACAAGTTTCTATGCACTCTATCTGTTAGAAAGACACTCTGTAGACTACAGGGGTACCTAAGATGGCATTTCAGAGGGTGTGACAAAGAGGAAGGTTGCATTGTGATTTGCCAAAATCGAGTGAGGTGCGTTGTCCAAACTTTATTGTGGTACAATCGGTGTCTTGCAGTGTGGtgtcatttgtaggtcatttattagttggTGCTCCTGTTCTATATGAAAAGAGTCCAGCATTGTGTGCCCAATTGTCACCTATAAACGAGACACAGAAATGCACACTTTCTCAGGTTCCTTGCTGCAGGCTGAGCATTCATAAaggcaaataacttttttttttaaagagaatggaatttggaccttgcattGATCCACAGAGAAGGGTGATGTCTAATTTTGATTTTTATGCAAGCCATGATCATGAAACatcactgattttgaggtttgatGGACTTTTTTAACAGCTTTGATATTTTTAACAGCAgctgctgcttacactcagcccatctcCTGGTGGTCCTGGCAGCaatgcagcaattttaactgtgcggctcatctgtttctgaactgcagtgCTGGTGTTATTGGGGGACAAAGCTCGTCGACTGTGTGGCACACCGGCACCCATTGCTTCACAGAGGTCTTCCATCCCCCAAACCCCTTGATTGTTGATCATGTGTCATATCCTTGTGGCGCTTGATGCTTCGTGGGATTCCCCAACCCCCAGATCATCAGTCGAGGGTGTGAGCTTCATGGGCGGACACAAGATTACTGAGATTTCTAAAGGGAAAttgcttgatttattttttatattttttagctCAATTTGTTTACCTGATGTATTGTTCGTAGTAcaatttgtggttcaaaaattagGAATTTGACTTTTTCATCTTATATCAAAAGTgatatttcatatttcttttgTAGGGGGTGTAAACATAAATCAGACTTTTTCTAGGGGTGCGGGCATGgaaaaggttgagaaccactgctgtagaaGAAGAAAAGGTGAAAAGTCAAGAGGAACTTACAATCAGTTTTGACACGTCCTGGTTGTGTTCTTCTTGTgttaatgtatatacagtaagtatccTTCACGTTAAAGCCAGAATCACacacattcacaaaaaaaaacaataataattaaagtaaAGGTGTAACTATCAAGGCACAATGTCTAAAAGCAGAAGGGTCACACTTCTTcatacttgacttctcattgagaAGAAAAGTGTCCAGTAATGAAGTTGCAGGTGATGAATCATTCATCCACATTAATTATCCAGAagtgaaaccttaaaaatatctcaCATCGGATACCCTTACTGTTAATTTTGGAATGAGTGCACTCTTCTTTCTCTGCTCAGTTTACACAGAACTTATTTAAAGGCTGGCAGTGCTATTTAACTATAACAACAAGTACCAGTATATTGCAATATACCAAgagaatgaaaggaaaaaatcATATGAAACTGTGGCCAAACAATATGAAAGcaaaaacaattacttttcaAAGTGACATTAATCTTAATTTCCTGGCCAATGGCAGCCATATTCCCTTTATTTGAACCATTCAACATGTCCCCAGACCAAGCAAAGAATTGTTTTTATCCATTGGCCCTGACCAGTGGTGTTTTCAAAATTTGCAGATATCAGAGTCTTAGCTCCTTCTGGGATTTTTGTCTTACTGGTCTTACTGATATAAGATCAAAGAGAGGGACAGTGGGTCCCCCTTGAAGTTTCATGACCATCTTTTCATTATGTAAAATCAAAGAGTAGTGGTGTTTAAACCCATATAATTTTCGCCTGCTAATTTGTCTAGTGCATGATCGATAAAAAGATCAGCAGCTGGGTGCAACAGATTAGGGTTTTAAGCTTCTAAAGCATTCCTCCCCAAACCACTGACCTTGACACCTGGTGAGactcatgtcacacacgtgtgcataggagggaGCTAAATGGATCAAACAAAGGTAATTCTACGCCAAGGCAGGGAGTGGCAGGatgcactaaaccttcctctgttatctctgcagaccaaatacgggaaattctgcctgattcagatgacatcacttccagttccgggcctAAGaatggtgtcacttccggttcctgacCTCAATAAGATCACTTGCAGTTCTCTGCCTTAAATACCAGACAACTTTTCATgtacatcagttctgttttggattccatTCTGTAAAGATCATTGCTACTTATTTGCCTATTTGTGGCCAgaattcaagtatatgggtggctgccccaaacctttttttgtgtcgAGGCTTGTTATTTCACACTTATCAAAACATCACACTTTTCATTGGTTTATTGGGTCATTACTATCAAGTGTACAGACTtgagtgaaattcttatttccatgtgctaatcaacatgcaacccACTCTCCTGTGCCACGACAGTAggttgtcacgcatgtgcaccaGACGATTGATTTACAGGCTTACCTGAGGCATACAATACCAttctgggatgagagggggcactgttgctaacaaTATTGTCTCCTCAATGAGGATAATTAAGCCCCAGCCCAGATGCTATAAGACCAGACATTCCCAGGAGGTGGTGTAACAATTTGGACCTGAGCACCCAGAGGTACAGTACAGAGGGACGGAAGCTCTGCCAAAAGCCTGACCTAAGATATATGAAGCCCAAGTGAGGCATGAACCTAGGCGATTGCTTATTCTTTTTGTATTGCAAAGGACCAAAGAGCActtatttcttttctgttctttttcatcAGCTTTAAACAGAGTAGCCTGGCTGGCACTGCAACATtctctcattttgtttttcatacaaCCACAGGATATAACATCTTTACTTCAAAAAATCTGTTTTCctacctgaaaaatctcacaaCACAGATTGCAAGACTATCTAACACAAGGAGTCAAGGTAAATTTCATTCAATAAGATGTGTTTATGGATGTCAAATTCATAATTGTAGAAGAAATCCATTTCCACCCAgcagagagaaaacaaaattttaaaggaaTGGTCTTTTGCATAGGCTTGCCAGAATCCTAAATTTCACCAAATTAATACACCCTCACAAATTTGATTGCATGCATTATCATCAAATTTATATGTAAGAAGGCAGAGCATTGCAAAACTCACCTTCAGTAACCTGAAGTATAACCCAGAAATTACTGCAGACCAGCTATTATCATGTCACATGCCCCACAAATGAGCATTGATTTGTTTAAGtgtatttaaaaatcaatggATGCATGAAATTTAGTAATGACCATTTCTGCCTTTTCATTATTCTGTCTATTTTGCTGAAccacagaaacattttgtgcttaGCACGATCAATTTCAATGTATAAAACTAGTACTATATGTATTTATCAATATTAGAAAAAGCTGGGTGGTATAATAAACTTTTAGCCTCTTAGGCTTTACCCAGACTTCAACCCATAACTGTTAAAGACAATTGACAAGTCAACATACATAAGAAAGTAGCTTAACTCATTTGGATTGACTGTTTCTTTTACATACTACAGTACAAActgtaacagaaaataaattattatcacATTTACTGAATATCCAGTCTTGATTTGGTATCTGGAAACTTCAAAATCAAGGTGGCTCCCACTATTGCATTGTTGTAAACTATCATTGCTGTGTGCCACATTAAGGCTTTTAAGGATTTTAAGGCTCAGAGTTATGCAAAGATTCAAATCTACAACTGTGTCCCACTCTTCAGCCACAAAATACGTGTACAAGCAGAAAAGGTACCtctctttcattttcattcaatAAATGAAAGATGCTGGTTTCCCAGCAGTAAAGGGAGCAAATCAATTTTGTCATCTCCATCACACCCGGCACATTCTAAGTACTGTAATAGGCTGGGATTATGAAGGGCCAAAGACTCTGAAATCTAATATATTTTTTACTAGCCTGAGTTCTAATTTGTATTTCAATACCTCCAGGTAGGATGATAAAATAACCAATCATGTAGGATCTGGAGCTAAAAACACAATCCATTTGGAATAACTAAATGTCTTTCACTGCCTTACATTCAGATTATGCTGCCCAGTGCTTTCCCATCTAATCCTGAGaatgttaaggaaaaaaaaaacaatttatactGCCACCTGGAGGTCCTCCTCTAATTTTGCTGGAGCAGGGTCTAATCCAGGTATTAGTGCCAATTGCAACATAACAGGGTTTTGAGactagttttaaattaatttataagtAACCTGCAACCAGTGCTGCAAGTATCTCTACAAGGATGGGCTTGAAGGGTTACAAGCAATGCCTTACTCATGTTTTTCTGAAACACATAGaacattatataatatttgaactGTATATCACGCTGAACTCACCTGAGCTTTTCGTGCCACTTGAAGGAAGGTCATCACTTTGACCGGTACTGGCCCGGCCTTTATTTGGAGAACGGGGATCTCCCACCTTGCTGCTGCTCAAAGATGTAATGGAAAACACCAGACTCTGCTTTTTGGTGGTGTAATAAGGGGTTTCTGATATCTTGTTGGTTGTGGTGTACTCTTTACTTGTTGTTTTACCAGTCAAGGATGAATTTGCTGTGGGAGTCTGTGTGTATATACTCATAACCGCTGTAGTGGTGGAAGTGCTTGTGTTGACCCATCCACTTGTCTTGTTCCGTTCATCCCAAGTGGTGTTTTCAATAAACGGTGTGGTGCTGGAGTAGGCCAGTGAAGTGACATTTTCTGTACTGTTTAGAAGTGGTTTGGCACTTGTCTCTTTGAAGATGCTAACATAGCCATTAGTGGTGTTACTCCACCAAGACGAAGCAGATGATGTCTGATTCACAGAAATGCTGTTGTTTGTAACTGCTGCCAATGTGTCTTCAGCTCCTTGACTTTGAGAAGTTGTCTCTGACTCTGGGGTTACCAGGGTGCTGTTTGTTGCAACTGAAGCCGTTGCCCACCCtacagaaagaagaaagaaaaaagtaaaagtagtaATGACCAAGTAAAAATTTAAACTAACAGCCATTGCATCTAAACTTCAACTTCAACTTTATTGTTATAGGTACTCAGTAAAATTAATATCTTATTATACAAGTCCTCCtgaaataaacaagaatacacaGCAACAGACAAGAATATACAGCAAACAAAATCACTCAGgtgcaaatgaaatgcaaaagcaGACAGAAGTAAGAGgacatgtgcaaataaataaatgatttagtgTAAGATcttcatgtacagtggtgtgaaaaactatttgcccccttcctgatttcttattcttttgcatgtttgtcacacaaaatgtttctgatcatcaaacacatttaaccattagtcaaatataacacaagtaaacacaaaatgcagtttttaaatgatggttttattatttagggagaaaaaaatccaaacctacatggccctgtgtgaaaaagtaattgccccctgaacctaataactggttgtgccacccttagcagcaataactgcaatcaagcgtttgcgataacttgcaatgagtcttttacagcgctctggaggaattttggc
It encodes:
- the LOC120542636 gene encoding uncharacterized protein LOC120542636 — protein: MLRERNCKASLSLWLCIYATGWATASVATNSTLVTPESETTSQSQGAEDTLAAVTNNSISVNQTSSASSWWSNTTNGYVSIFKETSAKPLLNSTENVTSLAYSSTTPFIENTTWDERNKTSGWVNTSTSTTTAVMSIYTQTPTANSSLTGKTTSKEYTTTNKISETPYYTTKKQSLVFSITSLSSSKVGDPRSPNKGRASTGQSDDLPSSGTKSSDPAPAIAIGAVLIVLCLLVAALAWKKRGHYTRLKDESASGSQSNYINPVYEDL